Below is a genomic region from Armatimonadota bacterium.
ATCACCGTCTATGAGCACAATGGCTTCCGGGACCTGTGCGTGGGGCCGCACTTGCCCAGCACCGGCCGGGTGAAGGCCTTCAAGCTCACTTCTGTGGCCGGTGCCTACTGGCGCGGCGACGAACACAATGCCATGCTCCAGCGCATCTACGGGACGGCGTATCCGGACCGCAAGCTCTTGGATGAGCATCTGGAGCGCATCGAGGAAGCCAAGCGCAGGGATCACCGCCGAATTGGCCGCGAACTAGACCTGTTCAGCTTCCACGAGGAAGCCGGCGCTGGCCTGCCGTACTACCACCCGAAGGGCGCAATGCTGCGGCAAATCGTGGTGGACTTCAGCATCCGCGAGCATCTCAAGCGTGGCTATCAACTGCTGCGCACGCCGCACCTGATCAAGAGCGATATCTGGACCACTTCCGGGCATCGTCAGCAGGGCTATCCCATGTACTTCACGGAGATCGACAACCAGGAGTACGGGATCAAACCCATGAATTGCCCGGGGCACATCCTGATCTATCGGACGCAGACCCGGAGCTACCGTGATCTGCCGATTCGGTATTTCGAGCTGGGCACGGTCTACCGCCACGAGCTGTCCGGCGTCCTGCACGGGCTTATGCGCGTCCGCGGATTCACCCAGGATGATGCCCACATCTTCTGCCGCGAGGATCAGCTTCTCGACGAGATTACGGGTGTCATCAATTTCGCGGCTTTCATGATGCGGACCTTCGGGTTCCCGGAGTACAAGGTCTACCTGTCCACTCGGCCGGAGAAGTCCGTGGGGACCGATGAGCAGTGGGAGATCGCCACAAACGCGCTGATCAATGCCCTCGATGCCAACAACCTGGAATATGAGGTTGACCCCGGGGGAGGTGCGTTCTACGGGCCAAAGATCGACATCAAGGTCAAAGACGCCATCGGCCGCCTTTGGCAGTGTCCCACAATCCAGTGTGACTTTACGCAACCCGAGCGCTTCGACATCACCTATGTGGGTGAAGACGGCAAGGAGCATCGGCCTGTCATGATCCACCGCGTGGTGCTTGCCGGGATTGAGCGCTTCCTGGGCGTGCTCATCGAGAACTACGCGGGAGCGTTCCCACTCTGGCTCGCGCCGGTGCAGGTGTCGGTGCTGCCAATTACGGACCGCAACAATGAATACGCGCAGCAGGTTGCGGGAAGACTTATCGACGAGGGCTTCCGCGTGGAAGTGGACACCCTCAGCGGAACCCTCGGGAACAAGATCCGCCACGCACAGGGGCAGAAGGTGCCCTACATGTTCGTGGTTGGCGACAAGGAAGCGGAAGCCGGTGCGGTAGCCGTGCGGTCCCGCGAGGAGGGCGACCTTGGCCCGCAGCCATTGGAAGACGCAATCAGGCGGCTGAGGACTGAGAACGTCCCCGGGGGGGCCTGACCAAGATCCGCGAGAGACACGTGCACACCCGGTGACCCGCGCCCACGGCGCGGGTCACTTTTCAACCCGTTGAGGTGACCAGGATGCATTACACACCTGCCAAGCTGTCGGATCGCAGCGTAGTCATCCACATGACCGGGGTGCAATGCACCCAGCCCACCCAAGTCTTCCAGAGCGCCACGGCGGCCACCGTGGTTCAGGGCTTCATCGACCGCCTGCGGTCGCGCGAGTCCACGATGATGCGCTTGTTCGAAGGCCTCGAGACCACCTGCGAGCCGGGCGAAATCTCCGAAGCCGCGCTGGTTCTCACGCGGACACTCGGGCTACTGGTGGATCTGGCGCCAGAGGAACTGCGGGTGAAAGCACCGGATATCACGGTGCTCCTATCCGATCCCGATGCCCTGGCGGCGCTGGTCGAGATGCTTTACGACCATTGGAGGGCACATGAGCGCTACCTGATCTTCGAGGGCGGCGCGGACGAGTCCCGGGATCGGGCGCTGGAGGGACACCTGAGTTTCATCCACTCAAACGACGATCTGAACCGCCTGGTGCGCGATGCCTACCAGCGCATCCTGTATCACCTGCGCGGACACTGGCCGCGCGTGTACCGCCAGGTGCCATCGGGCGCGAACATGAGCCTGCTGATCGACAAGGTTTCCTGGCCCTGCCCGCCCGGACCTTACCAGATGCTCAAGGACATCAAGATGGTCCGCCTTGCGCTCATGGTTCCGCCGGTGGTGCTCTATCCTTTCGCCAACCGCCGCGTGGGGAAGTTCGAGCGAGTTGACAGCAACCCGTTGGAGCGCGTGATCATCAACCCGGCGCGCTGGCATTGCCTACCGATTCGCGTGGGGCAGATGAATATGCTGGTCTACTTCGACCGGGACTTCCTGGCCCACGCGGTCTGCCTGCTGAATCTGTTTGAAATCGCCGGGCACAATGAGGCTCGAGAGAAGCCGGACGGGATCCTGGTCTTCGGTGTGCCCCGTGGCGCACTCAAGGAGAATCCCACGGTTTTCTATGAAGACGAGGAGAACGACCTGGTGCTCGGGGTCATCGGGCGCTCTGACGAGGTGGATTATCTCGGGTACTTCAAGAAAATGCTCCTGACGCTGCATAACGTGGCCGCCATGCGCAAGGGTCGCCTGCCTGTGCACGGGGCCATGTGTCGGGTCGATCTCAAGGGGGGGCGCACCAGTAACGTGGTAATCGTCGGCGACAGTGGCGCTGGGAAATCCGAGACGCTTGAGGCTTTCCGCATCCTTGCCGATGAGTACTTGCGCGGCATGACCATTATCTTCGACGATATGGGCTCCCTCGCATTGGGCGATGACGGCAGCATCATCGCCTACGGCACGGAGATTGGCGCGTTCGTCCGTCTCGACGACCTGGATACGGGCTACGCTTTCGGGCGCATCGACCGGAGCATCCTCGTCAACCCCCATCGGCAGAATGCGCGGGTCGTCATTCCCATCACCGACTACGTTGACGTGGTGGCGGGGCATAAAGTCGACATGCTTCTGTACGCGAACAACTTCGAAGACGTGGACGAGCAGCACCCCATCGTTGACCCGGCGCCCAGCCCTGAGGCGGCTCTCGATGTCTTCCGCAAGGGCCTGCGCACCGCGAAGGGCACCAGCGACGAAAGCGGGCTCGTGGGCACCTACTTCGGGAATCCTTTCGGACCGGAGCAGCTTCGGGATCGCCACGAGCCCATCGCGGCCCGGTTCTTTCAGGCGGCTTTCGATGCAGGGATACCGGTGGGGCAACTGCGCACGCGTCTTGGAGTGGAAGGCATGGAGCGCGAGGGACCCATCGAGGCCGCCAAGGGGTTGTTCGAGTTGATCCGCAGCACCGAGAGGTAGGAGGCCATTGGTGACTTGCGGGGCGCGGGGACGAGCTGGTTCCCGCGCCCCGAATCATTGGCTACCCCGGTCCGGCGTTGCCTGATGTGTCCACTGCGATTACCCGGTAGAAACGGTCCCCTGCCGGCTCGGGCCGACGGTCGACGAAGTGCGTCGCGATAGTTGACCCGATCTGGTTACCTACAGCCGGCTGGAAGGCCGCCTGGTCTGAGCAGTAGACGCGGTAGTAACAGAAGTCCTCTTCCGCATTCGCGTGCCACTCAATGCGCCAGGAGCCATCAGCCTGCTTCGCAGCCTTGACCCCTGAAACCACTGCTGGCGGCACGTCGTCGAAACCCGACGTGTAGACTGTCAGAGTACTCGGGCCGATGCTGTCCTCCAGTTCTCCGTTGGCCATCTCCACCAGGCCCTCGGGCGCCTGCATGTCCCCGAATGGGTGGAAGGGGATGTTCGCCGGGTCATAGACGTACTTGCGCAGCGTGATAGCGGGCGCGTCTCCCTTGATCTGGAGCGAGAACGGAACAGTGTTTGGGCATCGGTTCACCACCGCGATGGACCAGGCTCCCGTACCGTGGTGCCGAACAGCTGCCACGCGCAGGTACGGATCATTGCAGGCGGTGGTGAAAACGGTGGCCGGGCCGCGGAAGAACCGGGTGAGCAAGCCGTAGGCATAGTAGTGAGCCCGGGTGGAATAGTCATCGCCGCTGCGGCGGAACATCCCCCACTTGTTGGCATAGTTGGTGCTGGCTTCGTCAGGGAAGTCCATGTAGGTCCAGTTGCCCATGGCGTAGACGCCGGCGTTGATCGCGGCGATAGCCGCCTCGGACAACTGGATCGCCACGAGCGGCTCCTGGGGCGTATCCCAGTAGATGCAGGCGTCCCACTTTTTCCCGTTGCGGATGCTTCCGTCCTGCTTGCAGCCGAACTCGCCAAGGATGAAGTTCTTCCCCCTGGCGCGGGCGATGCCGGCAGCCCACTGGAGCTTCGACAGGAACCACGGGTAGAAACGCTCATCGTCGAGAGGCCGGTCATTGATGTAGTGGTGCCCGCCGTAGACCGCGGTGATGTCGTCCATATTGTTCGCGGCCCACTCGATGGTGTGCCAGTAGTCGATGGGCGATGCGTCCGACGCCAGCAGACCGACGTCCAGTCCCCTCCGCCTGATCTCATCGTACAAGTGCTGGTGGTAGTCCCTGAAGGTCGGCATGTCTCCCACCAGCGAGCCCCAGCCATTCAAGGATAGCTCGTTGGTCATGCAGTAGGTCTTCACGTTGGACAGTCCCTTGTCCCGCACCAGGTACTCCAGGTTGTCCACGACTTGCTTCGCGTAGGCTGCGCGCTCCTGGCCCGGGGCGGTTTTCTTCGGGCCCCAGGTGGTCAGGTAGATCTCAGTGCCGGTCTCATCCCGCATGCGCCGTATGTGTCCGGCCACGTCATCCCAGGTGGCCCTGTCCCAATCATATCGATCGTTCATACGGGCGAATGATGGGCGGATTTCTCGCCAGCGCTTTGCGATGACGGTGTCCATAATCTCCTGTGACGCCGGGTAGGCGTGGTGAAACACATGAAAGCCCACGCCGCCGAAAGATGGATGCACGACCTTGCCGGTGTCGATGGTGATTTCCCGCGTCTGCATCCCGAGGTCCGGCCACTCTTCGATGCGTCCGGTCATCTCGACCTCCACATCATCGAACCATGCGGTACCTTCAGCGTGGAGGATCAGGTCCAGCGTCGCCTTCTCCGTGCCCTTGGGCGCAGTGCCCTCCAGGGTCAGTTTCTGCCAGTCATTCGCACCATTGCTCCTGGAAATGGCCGAATGGACGATGCCGGAACGCTCTCCCGCGGCGTCCAGAAACTGCAAGGCCGCATACGCACCCGGGTCAGTGGCAACGCCGCGGCTGCGGACCCAGAGACTCACGCGGAACTCGTCGCCGGGGCTGACGGGGCCGATCTCCCACTTGAGCTGCTGGTAATTCAGCTTTGTGCCCGGCGCGATGGTGATCCGTGCTGACTGTGCACCCGAGTGCTTCATCTCGGTGTCCAGGCCAAACTCGGCCTCGCCTTGGGTGCGCCAGCCCTGCAGCCCGTCTTCGAAGCCTTTCTTCACCACGGAAACGGGCTCCTTCAACGGCTCGGAATAAAGGCACGACGCAGCGAAGGCGAACGCCACGAAACAGGCTAGGGCGGGCAGAAAGCGGGGGAGAGGCAGGCGGGAAGTCTGCGCCATTTGGGTGACCACGCTCCAGCAATGCAGCGGAATGGCCGACCTCGAACTCACATCCGCAGGCCACCGTTCACGGAAAACACCTGGCCGGTGATGTACGATGCGCCCTCGGAACACAGGAAAGACACCAAAGGCGCCACTTCCTCAGGCTTGCCGAACCGTCTCAGGGGAATGGCGGCCAGAAGGGCGTCGCGCCGGGCGTCTTCCATGTCCGCGGT
It encodes:
- a CDS encoding phosphoenolpyruvate carboxykinase, with amino-acid sequence MHYTPAKLSDRSVVIHMTGVQCTQPTQVFQSATAATVVQGFIDRLRSRESTMMRLFEGLETTCEPGEISEAALVLTRTLGLLVDLAPEELRVKAPDITVLLSDPDALAALVEMLYDHWRAHERYLIFEGGADESRDRALEGHLSFIHSNDDLNRLVRDAYQRILYHLRGHWPRVYRQVPSGANMSLLIDKVSWPCPPGPYQMLKDIKMVRLALMVPPVVLYPFANRRVGKFERVDSNPLERVIINPARWHCLPIRVGQMNMLVYFDRDFLAHAVCLLNLFEIAGHNEAREKPDGILVFGVPRGALKENPTVFYEDEENDLVLGVIGRSDEVDYLGYFKKMLLTLHNVAAMRKGRLPVHGAMCRVDLKGGRTSNVVIVGDSGAGKSETLEAFRILADEYLRGMTIIFDDMGSLALGDDGSIIAYGTEIGAFVRLDDLDTGYAFGRIDRSILVNPHRQNARVVIPITDYVDVVAGHKVDMLLYANNFEDVDEQHPIVDPAPSPEAALDVFRKGLRTAKGTSDESGLVGTYFGNPFGPEQLRDRHEPIAARFFQAAFDAGIPVGQLRTRLGVEGMEREGPIEAAKGLFELIRSTER
- a CDS encoding carbohydrate binding domain-containing protein produces the protein MVKKGFEDGLQGWRTQGEAEFGLDTEMKHSGAQSARITIAPGTKLNYQQLKWEIGPVSPGDEFRVSLWVRSRGVATDPGAYAALQFLDAAGERSGIVHSAISRSNGANDWQKLTLEGTAPKGTEKATLDLILHAEGTAWFDDVEVEMTGRIEEWPDLGMQTREITIDTGKVVHPSFGGVGFHVFHHAYPASQEIMDTVIAKRWREIRPSFARMNDRYDWDRATWDDVAGHIRRMRDETGTEIYLTTWGPKKTAPGQERAAYAKQVVDNLEYLVRDKGLSNVKTYCMTNELSLNGWGSLVGDMPTFRDYHQHLYDEIRRRGLDVGLLASDASPIDYWHTIEWAANNMDDITAVYGGHHYINDRPLDDERFYPWFLSKLQWAAGIARARGKNFILGEFGCKQDGSIRNGKKWDACIYWDTPQEPLVAIQLSEAAIAAINAGVYAMGNWTYMDFPDEASTNYANKWGMFRRSGDDYSTRAHYYAYGLLTRFFRGPATVFTTACNDPYLRVAAVRHHGTGAWSIAVVNRCPNTVPFSLQIKGDAPAITLRKYVYDPANIPFHPFGDMQAPEGLVEMANGELEDSIGPSTLTVYTSGFDDVPPAVVSGVKAAKQADGSWRIEWHANAEEDFCYYRVYCSDQAAFQPAVGNQIGSTIATHFVDRRPEPAGDRFYRVIAVDTSGNAGPG
- the thrS gene encoding threonine--tRNA ligase, yielding MSAINVTLPDGSVIECERGTTVLQVAEKIGSRLAKAAVAGKIDGKLVDLSTPVEQDAAIQIVTFDSEEGRDVFWHSSAHVLADAVLRLFPDAKLTIGPPIDEGFYYDFDVPAPFSEDDLRRIEGEMQHIVDADEAFSRREVTADEARELFADNPYKLEMIEDIAANGSVITVYEHNGFRDLCVGPHLPSTGRVKAFKLTSVAGAYWRGDEHNAMLQRIYGTAYPDRKLLDEHLERIEEAKRRDHRRIGRELDLFSFHEEAGAGLPYYHPKGAMLRQIVVDFSIREHLKRGYQLLRTPHLIKSDIWTTSGHRQQGYPMYFTEIDNQEYGIKPMNCPGHILIYRTQTRSYRDLPIRYFELGTVYRHELSGVLHGLMRVRGFTQDDAHIFCREDQLLDEITGVINFAAFMMRTFGFPEYKVYLSTRPEKSVGTDEQWEIATNALINALDANNLEYEVDPGGGAFYGPKIDIKVKDAIGRLWQCPTIQCDFTQPERFDITYVGEDGKEHRPVMIHRVVLAGIERFLGVLIENYAGAFPLWLAPVQVSVLPITDRNNEYAQQVAGRLIDEGFRVEVDTLSGTLGNKIRHAQGQKVPYMFVVGDKEAEAGAVAVRSREEGDLGPQPLEDAIRRLRTENVPGGA